In one window of Polynucleobacter sp. AM-7D1 DNA:
- a CDS encoding alanine--glyoxylate aminotransferase family protein: MLKLDNHLSGRHFLHIPGPSPVPSRILRAISYQTIDHRGPEFGQFGLKVLDGIKKIFKTEQPVIVYSASGTGSWEGALVNVLNPGDKVLFYETGQFANLWRALGKRLGLDVEVVTKPGQDTWRWGVDASVIEERLRKDTGHEIKAVCVVHNETSTGVTSNIAAVRKAIDSLKHPALLLVDSVSGLGSADYEHDKWGADVTVSGSQKGLMLPPGIGFNALSARAIEVSKTNKMSKAYWAWDEILESNKTGYWPTTPSTNLMYGLHEALDMMMAEGLDNIFARHQRLAAACREAVNAWGLEVQCQDKDCYSPVLTCIATPEGMDADVLRKHALEKFNLSLGTGLGKIKGKAFRIGHLGDCNELSLMAALSGVEMSLGAMGYKPKASGVVAAQEFLK; the protein is encoded by the coding sequence ATGCTAAAACTAGATAACCACCTCTCAGGGCGTCATTTTTTACATATTCCTGGCCCAAGCCCAGTGCCATCCCGCATCCTGCGGGCAATCAGCTATCAAACGATTGATCACCGTGGACCTGAATTTGGTCAGTTTGGTCTCAAGGTTTTGGATGGTATTAAAAAGATTTTTAAAACTGAGCAACCAGTCATTGTTTACTCAGCCTCTGGAACGGGTTCATGGGAGGGGGCTTTGGTTAACGTCCTCAATCCTGGCGACAAGGTGCTCTTTTATGAAACCGGTCAGTTTGCTAATTTGTGGCGCGCTTTGGGTAAGCGTCTTGGTTTGGATGTTGAGGTGGTGACTAAGCCTGGTCAAGATACTTGGCGCTGGGGTGTTGATGCATCAGTCATTGAAGAGCGCTTACGTAAAGACACTGGCCATGAAATCAAGGCGGTTTGTGTAGTTCATAACGAAACCTCCACGGGTGTAACTTCGAACATTGCCGCAGTTCGCAAGGCAATTGATTCTCTCAAACACCCAGCGCTATTGTTGGTTGATAGCGTTTCTGGTTTGGGTTCTGCAGACTACGAGCACGACAAATGGGGTGCGGACGTTACCGTGTCTGGCTCACAAAAAGGATTAATGCTGCCTCCAGGCATTGGCTTTAATGCCTTGTCAGCACGCGCAATTGAAGTTAGTAAAACAAACAAGATGTCTAAGGCCTATTGGGCTTGGGATGAGATCTTGGAGTCGAACAAAACAGGTTATTGGCCAACCACTCCGAGCACGAATTTGATGTATGGCTTACATGAGGCTTTGGACATGATGATGGCTGAAGGATTAGACAATATCTTTGCTCGCCACCAGCGTCTTGCGGCTGCTTGCCGTGAAGCGGTAAATGCTTGGGGCCTAGAAGTCCAGTGCCAAGATAAAGATTGCTACTCGCCAGTACTCACTTGTATTGCTACACCAGAAGGTATGGATGCGGATGTTCTGCGTAAGCATGCTCTGGAGAAGTTCAATTTATCCCTGGGTACAGGTCTTGGAAAAATTAAAGGTAAGGCCTTCCGTATTGGCCATTTGGGTGATTGCAATGAGCTTAGTCTGATGGCTGCACTCAGTGGGGTGGAGATGAGTTTGGGCGCGATGGGCTATAAGCCTAAGGCAAGCGGTGTTGTTGCCGCCCAAGAATTTCTAAAATAA